One part of the Olleya sp. YS genome encodes these proteins:
- a CDS encoding NAD(P)/FAD-dependent oxidoreductase produces MIKTDILIIGAGPTGLFTVFEAGLLKLKCHLIDALPQPGGQCSEIYPKKPIYDIPAYPEILAGDLTDKLLEQCKQFEPGFTLGERAETIDKQEDGTFIVTTNKGTKHHAPVVAIAGGLGSFEPRKPLIHNISDFEDNGVEYIIKDPEIYRNKKVVIAGGGDSALDWSIFLSDVASEVTLIHRRNEFRGHLDSVEKVQELKNKGKINLVTPAEVVGILGDEKVSGVVVKQAEHIEKEFEIECDHFIPLFGLSPKLGPIANWGLDIEKNAIKVNNALDYQTNIPGIFAIGDVNTYPGKLKLILCGFHEATLMCQAAYQIINPGKRYVLKYTTVSGIDGFDGTRKEAPKAVVKSIE; encoded by the coding sequence ATGATTAAAACAGATATACTTATTATTGGTGCTGGACCAACTGGTCTTTTTACTGTGTTTGAAGCGGGTTTATTAAAATTAAAGTGTCACTTAATAGATGCACTTCCTCAACCTGGTGGACAATGTTCAGAGATTTATCCTAAAAAACCTATTTATGATATACCAGCTTATCCAGAGATTTTAGCAGGTGATTTAACCGATAAATTATTAGAACAATGTAAACAGTTTGAACCTGGTTTTACATTGGGTGAACGTGCCGAAACTATTGATAAACAGGAAGATGGAACGTTTATTGTTACCACAAATAAAGGCACAAAACATCATGCTCCTGTAGTAGCTATTGCAGGTGGTTTGGGTAGTTTTGAGCCTAGAAAACCTCTTATACATAATATTTCAGATTTTGAAGATAATGGTGTCGAGTATATTATCAAAGACCCAGAAATTTATCGAAATAAAAAAGTAGTCATCGCAGGAGGAGGAGACTCTGCTTTAGATTGGAGTATTTTTTTAAGTGATGTCGCATCAGAAGTAACGTTAATACATAGACGTAATGAGTTTAGAGGGCATTTAGACTCTGTAGAGAAAGTACAAGAACTTAAAAATAAGGGTAAAATTAACTTGGTCACACCAGCAGAAGTTGTTGGGATTTTAGGTGACGAAAAAGTGTCTGGCGTTGTGGTTAAACAAGCTGAGCATATAGAAAAAGAGTTTGAGATAGAATGCGACCATTTTATTCCTTTGTTTGGTTTATCACCAAAATTAGGACCTATAGCAAATTGGGGATTAGACATTGAAAAAAATGCTATAAAAGTTAATAATGCATTAGATTACCAAACTAATATTCCTGGTATTTTCGCAATTGGAGATGTTAACACGTATCCAGGAAAATTAAAACTAATACTTTGTGGTTTTCATGAGGCAACATTAATGTGTCAAGCTGCTTATCAAATTATTAATCCAGGGAAGCGTTATGTATTAAAGTACACAACGGTTAGTGGTATAGATGGATTTGATGGCACACGTAAAGAAGCTCCTAAAGCAGTGGTAAAGAGTATTGAGTAG
- a CDS encoding methyltransferase — MNKPFKFKQFTVQQNQCAMKIGTDSVLLGAWTPMDTNPFSILDIGAGTGILSLMLAQRSNAQLIDAIEVDDLAYEQCVDNFEASPWSDRLFCYHASLEEFTDEIEDKYDLIISNPPFYSEDYKTESEQRDLARFTDALPFDHLLNSVSQLLSEDGVFSVIIPFKEEDAFIALASKFKLFPNSLLHVKGSSESEIKRSLISFSFSESEIKKETLIIETSRHQYTNDYINLTKEFYLKM, encoded by the coding sequence ATGAATAAACCTTTTAAATTCAAACAATTTACAGTCCAACAAAATCAATGTGCTATGAAAATTGGCACAGACAGTGTCCTTCTTGGTGCTTGGACACCTATGGACACAAATCCATTTTCAATATTAGACATTGGTGCTGGAACAGGTATTTTATCCTTAATGTTAGCACAACGTAGTAATGCGCAACTTATCGATGCAATAGAAGTAGATGATTTAGCATACGAGCAATGTGTGGATAATTTTGAAGCCTCTCCATGGAGTGACCGTTTATTTTGTTATCATGCAAGCTTAGAAGAGTTTACAGATGAAATTGAAGATAAATACGACCTTATTATATCTAATCCACCGTTTTATTCTGAAGATTATAAAACAGAAAGTGAACAACGCGATTTAGCACGATTTACTGATGCATTACCCTTTGACCATTTATTAAACAGTGTCTCGCAATTACTTTCAGAAGATGGTGTATTTTCTGTAATTATTCCCTTTAAAGAAGAGGATGCTTTTATTGCGCTAGCTTCAAAATTTAAATTGTTCCCTAATAGCCTTTTACATGTTAAAGGCTCATCGGAATCAGAAATTAAACGAAGTTTAATAAGCTTTTCTTTCAGCGAAAGCGAAATAAAAAAAGAAACACTTATTATAGAAACTTCAAGACACCAATACACCAACGACTACATTAATCTGACTAAAGAATTTTATCTTAAAATGTAA
- a CDS encoding biopolymer transporter ExbD, whose amino-acid sequence MLLKNCILIIFFHCISLFSYGQEERYEVKMMHCIYDAFEDGGVELQNSISIFEQLLIEEDILQDSSGQGYIGFLESLAKNASLKMPSQSFVTYVRDINQPDTSKITKCDREFLDDSLSFGYKKFKRLEKVVSQNDYELIIDASKTANQILELLDKEDFELTLYKLSVFMLFDTFNTDLGIKSKLPEPGNFSEDIKSNNSLVILINNKNEIFIDEKLIDFKDLNLHLSKYFEDNKFSSVVYIHYKLDTAYQIFVEVEDEITKTIDQLRKKYALEVFNKEYSELDEEALKIIRAMYPKNILLKE is encoded by the coding sequence ATGCTACTCAAAAACTGTATTTTAATTATTTTTTTTCATTGTATTAGTTTATTTAGCTATGGTCAAGAAGAAAGATATGAAGTAAAAATGATGCATTGCATATATGATGCATTTGAAGATGGAGGCGTAGAGTTACAAAATAGTATTTCAATATTTGAACAGTTATTAATTGAAGAGGATATATTGCAAGATTCTAGTGGTCAAGGTTATATTGGTTTTCTAGAATCTTTAGCTAAGAATGCATCGTTAAAAATGCCTTCTCAATCTTTTGTTACTTACGTAAGAGATATTAACCAACCAGATACATCTAAGATTACTAAATGTGATAGAGAGTTTTTGGACGATTCTTTAAGTTTTGGTTATAAAAAGTTTAAGAGACTTGAGAAAGTAGTATCACAGAATGATTATGAATTAATTATTGATGCTTCAAAAACTGCTAATCAGATTTTAGAACTCTTAGATAAAGAAGATTTTGAGTTGACCTTGTATAAACTAAGCGTATTTATGTTGTTTGATACATTCAATACGGATTTAGGAATAAAAAGTAAATTGCCAGAACCTGGTAATTTTAGTGAAGATATTAAGTCAAATAATTCTTTGGTCATCTTAATTAATAACAAAAATGAAATATTTATTGATGAGAAATTAATAGACTTCAAAGATTTAAACCTCCACTTATCTAAGTATTTTGAAGACAACAAATTTAGTAGTGTCGTATATATACACTACAAATTAGATACAGCTTACCAAATTTTTGTTGAAGTTGAAGATGAGATAACTAAAACGATTGATCAACTAAGAAAAAAATATGCTTTAGAAGTTTTTAATAAAGAGTATAGTGAGTTAGATGAAGAGGCTTTAAAAATAATCAGAGCTATGTATCCTAAAAATATTTTACTTAAAGAGTAG
- a CDS encoding four helix bundle protein encodes MAVQKFEDLLVWQKSQDLAVTIYKLFQDNKDFSFRDQIKRAAVSISNNIAEGFDRNSNVDFSRFLYFSLASNSEVRSMLYLSIRLNFLNKEEAILLIENTNEISKMLHGLIKSIKN; translated from the coding sequence ATGGCAGTACAAAAATTTGAGGATTTATTGGTTTGGCAAAAGTCACAAGATCTAGCAGTTACTATTTATAAATTATTTCAAGATAATAAAGATTTTTCCTTCAGAGATCAAATTAAAAGAGCTGCAGTCTCAATATCAAATAATATTGCTGAAGGATTTGATAGAAATTCCAATGTAGATTTTTCTAGGTTTTTGTATTTTTCATTAGCATCAAATAGTGAAGTTAGATCAATGTTATATTTATCTATTAGACTAAATTTTTTAAATAAAGAAGAAGCAATACTACTTATTGAAAATACAAATGAAATTTCAAAAATGCTTCATGGCTTAATTAAATCGATAAAAAACTAA
- the rimM gene encoding ribosome maturation factor RimM (Essential for efficient processing of 16S rRNA), translating into MDIKDCFFLGKIVKKYSFKGELLIKLDTDEPELYENLESILVNLRGTLVPFFIESAQLHKSELLRVKFEDVDTEADADALIKSETYLPLSFLPELDEDKFYFHEIIGFKVEDKNFGTVGIIKGVNDSTAQSLFEIDRDGIEILIPMNDEFITKVDKPNKTIFVDTPEGLIDLYLENE; encoded by the coding sequence ATGGATATTAAAGATTGCTTTTTTTTAGGGAAAATTGTAAAAAAATATAGTTTTAAAGGTGAGTTACTTATAAAACTGGATACAGACGAACCTGAATTATACGAAAACTTAGAATCAATACTCGTTAATTTAAGAGGGACTCTGGTTCCATTTTTTATTGAAAGTGCACAGCTTCATAAATCTGAATTGCTTCGTGTGAAATTTGAGGATGTAGATACAGAAGCAGATGCTGATGCGCTAATTAAAAGTGAAACCTATCTACCTTTAAGCTTTTTACCAGAATTAGATGAGGATAAATTTTATTTTCATGAAATTATTGGTTTTAAAGTAGAAGACAAAAACTTTGGTACAGTTGGAATTATAAAAGGGGTGAATGATAGTACTGCTCAATCTTTATTTGAAATAGACAGAGATGGTATTGAAATATTAATACCCATGAATGACGAGTTTATCACTAAAGTCGATAAACCTAATAAAACCATTTTTGTAGACACGCCAGAAGGGTTGATTGATTTGTATTTAGAAAATGAATAA
- a CDS encoding acyl-CoA dehydrogenase family protein, translated as MKPDLFEAPDYYNLDELFTEEHKLVRDAAREWVKRDVSPIIEEAAQKAEFPKSIIGGLAEIGAFGPYIPVEYGGAGLDQIAYGLIMQEIERGDSGVRSTASVQSSLVMYPIWKYGNEEQRQKYLPKLASGEWIGSFGLTEPDHGSNPGGMTTNFKDMGDHYLLNGAKMWISNSPFCNVAVVWAKNEEGRIHGLIVERGMEGFTTPETHNKWSLRASATGELIFDNVKVPKENLLPNKSGLGAPLGCLDSARFGIAWGAIGAAMDCYDTALRYSKERIQFGKPIGQFQLQQKKLAEMITEITKAQLLAWRLGVMRENGTATSAQISMAKRNNVDMALTIARDARQMLGGMGISGEYSIMRHMMNLESVVTYEGTHDIHLLITGLDVTGLNAFK; from the coding sequence ATGAAACCAGATTTATTTGAAGCTCCGGATTATTACAACTTAGACGAATTATTTACCGAAGAGCATAAATTAGTACGCGATGCTGCAAGAGAATGGGTAAAACGTGATGTCTCACCTATTATCGAAGAAGCTGCTCAAAAAGCAGAATTCCCTAAATCAATTATTGGTGGATTAGCAGAAATCGGTGCTTTTGGACCTTATATTCCTGTTGAGTATGGTGGTGCAGGATTAGACCAAATAGCTTACGGATTAATTATGCAGGAGATAGAGCGTGGTGATTCTGGTGTACGTAGTACAGCGTCTGTGCAATCGTCTTTAGTGATGTATCCAATTTGGAAATACGGAAACGAGGAACAACGCCAAAAATATTTGCCAAAATTAGCTAGTGGAGAATGGATTGGTAGTTTTGGTTTAACAGAGCCTGATCATGGAAGTAATCCTGGTGGAATGACAACCAATTTTAAAGATATGGGAGACCATTATCTGTTAAACGGAGCAAAAATGTGGATATCCAATTCGCCATTTTGCAACGTAGCAGTCGTTTGGGCTAAAAACGAAGAAGGTCGTATACATGGTTTAATTGTAGAACGTGGTATGGAAGGCTTTACAACGCCAGAAACACATAACAAATGGTCGCTTCGTGCATCTGCAACTGGAGAACTTATTTTTGATAACGTTAAAGTCCCAAAAGAAAACTTATTACCAAATAAATCTGGTCTTGGCGCACCTTTAGGTTGTTTAGATTCTGCTAGATTTGGAATTGCTTGGGGAGCAATTGGAGCTGCAATGGATTGTTATGATACTGCCCTACGTTACAGTAAAGAGCGTATTCAATTTGGGAAGCCTATTGGTCAATTTCAGTTGCAACAAAAAAAATTAGCTGAGATGATTACGGAAATTACCAAAGCACAATTATTAGCTTGGCGATTAGGTGTGATGCGTGAAAATGGTACAGCTACCTCAGCACAAATCTCTATGGCGAAACGTAATAATGTCGATATGGCTTTAACTATTGCACGAGATGCTAGACAAATGTTAGGTGGAATGGGAATTAGTGGAGAATACAGTATTATGCGACATATGATGAATCTTGAAAGTGTAGTCACCTATGAAGGGACTCATGACATCCATTTATTAATTACTGGTCTTGATGTTACTGGTTTAAACGCTTTTAAATAG
- a CDS encoding PA2169 family four-helix-bundle protein, with translation MIKDIMKYTEEISKKLNELLIKNYDAEKGYLNAVDNVDNDRLKMFFKRRASERSEFAKELRTEILQYGQIPEDSGSFKGAMHRNWMTLKSTFSSNNEEAILEEAIRGEEASLETYDELMKENDLPPTIDSLLMKHRNAIQAAINTEKVHEELVS, from the coding sequence ATGATAAAAGATATTATGAAGTACACAGAAGAAATTTCTAAAAAATTAAACGAATTACTAATCAAAAATTACGATGCTGAAAAAGGATATTTAAATGCTGTAGATAATGTAGATAATGATAGGTTAAAAATGTTCTTTAAAAGACGTGCATCAGAAAGAAGTGAATTTGCCAAAGAATTAAGAACGGAAATCTTACAATATGGTCAAATCCCAGAAGATTCAGGAAGTTTTAAAGGGGCGATGCATAGAAATTGGATGACATTAAAATCAACATTTTCATCTAATAATGAAGAAGCCATTTTGGAAGAAGCTATTAGAGGTGAGGAAGCAAGTCTTGAGACTTACGACGAGTTAATGAAAGAAAACGACTTGCCACCAACAATCGATAGTTTATTAATGAAGCATAGAAATGCAATCCAAGCAGCAATTAATACCGAGAAAGTTCACGAAGAATTAGTGTCATAA
- a CDS encoding metallophosphoesterase family protein, translated as MFSGRKKLDRAYKNAKVVPFDDNSKFIFFSDCHRGDNSFADDFSNNRNIYYHALKHYYVEGFSYAELGDGDELWENISFKSILEAHKNVYELMSLFHKKERLHMIWGNHDMVYRHPDYVKKNLSTYFDPKVGEEVELFGDIKYNEAIILKHKDTQQELFLTHGHQADWWNYTFWKWSRFMVRILWKPLNVMGIADPTSPAKNYKELIKVERRTKKWIIENNNLITIIGHTHRPRFPEPGDIAFFNDGSCVHPRSITGLELENGALSLIKWQIATKEDGTLQIVRMLLEGPRRLVDYKTE; from the coding sequence ATGTTTTCAGGGAGAAAAAAATTAGATCGTGCTTATAAAAACGCTAAAGTTGTACCATTTGATGACAACTCTAAGTTTATTTTTTTTAGCGATTGTCATCGTGGTGATAATAGTTTTGCTGACGATTTTTCTAATAACCGAAACATCTACTACCATGCTTTAAAACATTATTATGTTGAAGGTTTTAGCTACGCAGAATTAGGTGATGGTGACGAGCTTTGGGAAAACATCTCTTTCAAATCTATATTAGAAGCACATAAAAATGTTTATGAACTGATGAGCTTGTTTCATAAAAAAGAGCGTTTACACATGATTTGGGGAAACCATGATATGGTCTATAGACATCCAGACTATGTTAAGAAAAATCTATCAACCTATTTTGATCCAAAGGTTGGTGAAGAAGTCGAGCTTTTTGGTGACATTAAATACAACGAAGCCATAATATTAAAACATAAAGACACTCAGCAAGAACTATTTTTAACGCATGGTCATCAAGCCGATTGGTGGAATTACACCTTCTGGAAATGGAGTCGGTTTATGGTTAGAATACTTTGGAAACCATTAAATGTTATGGGTATTGCAGACCCAACCAGTCCTGCAAAAAACTATAAGGAATTAATAAAAGTAGAACGCAGAACGAAAAAATGGATTATTGAAAACAACAATTTAATTACCATCATTGGTCACACACATAGACCGCGTTTTCCGGAACCTGGAGATATTGCTTTTTTTAATGATGGTAGTTGTGTCCATCCTAGAAGTATTACAGGTTTAGAATTAGAAAATGGAGCCTTATCACTTATAAAATGGCAGATAGCCACAAAAGAAGATGGTACTTTGCAGATTGTAAGAATGTTATTAGAAGGACCTAGACGGTTAGTTGATTATAAGACTGAGTAA
- a CDS encoding 2Fe-2S iron-sulfur cluster-binding protein, translating to MEQDINITITDREGVTHEIQAPTDMAMNLMEVVRSYELAPEGTIGVCGGMAMCASCQCYVLSDTQLPEMQDDEEAMLSEAFYVKDNSRLGCQIQMTPDMEGLIVELAPES from the coding sequence ATGGAACAAGACATTAATATTACAATCACAGATAGAGAAGGTGTAACTCATGAGATTCAGGCTCCTACAGATATGGCAATGAACCTAATGGAAGTTGTCCGTAGTTACGAGCTAGCTCCAGAGGGTACTATTGGTGTTTGTGGTGGTATGGCGATGTGTGCAAGTTGTCAATGTTATGTGTTAAGTGATACCCAACTCCCAGAGATGCAAGATGACGAAGAAGCTATGCTTAGCGAAGCGTTTTATGTTAAAGACAATTCACGTTTAGGTTGTCAAATTCAAATGACGCCAGACATGGAAGGTTTGATTGTGGAGTTAGCGCCAGAGTCTTAA
- a CDS encoding 30S ribosomal protein S16: MPVKIRLQRHGKKGKPYYWIVAADARAKRDGKYLEKLGAYNPNTNPATIELNIDGAVQWLQNGAQPTDTAKAILSYKGAMLKNHLAGGVRKGALTEEQAEAKFNAWVEEKASKVEAKKDGLSKAEAEAKAKALEAEKAANEARIAAAAPVEEEVEETPETVVEGDPSEEVEALEAAKEEE, from the coding sequence ATGCCAGTAAAAATTAGATTACAAAGACACGGTAAAAAAGGGAAACCTTACTACTGGATCGTAGCAGCAGATGCTAGAGCAAAAAGAGACGGTAAATACCTAGAAAAATTAGGCGCTTACAATCCAAACACTAACCCAGCAACTATCGAATTAAACATTGATGGAGCTGTACAATGGTTACAGAATGGTGCACAACCAACTGACACAGCAAAAGCAATTTTATCTTACAAAGGTGCTATGCTTAAAAATCATTTAGCAGGAGGCGTTAGAAAAGGTGCTTTAACTGAAGAACAAGCTGAAGCTAAATTTAATGCTTGGGTTGAAGAAAAAGCAAGTAAAGTAGAAGCTAAAAAAGACGGTTTATCTAAAGCTGAAGCTGAAGCTAAAGCTAAAGCTCTTGAAGCAGAAAAAGCAGCTAACGAAGCACGTATTGCTGCAGCAGCTCCTGTAGAGGAAGAAGTTGAGGAAACACCTGAAACAGTAGTTGAAGGAGATCCTTCTGAAGAAGTTGAAGCTTTAGAAGCTGCAAAAGAAGAAGAATAA
- a CDS encoding DUF6252 family protein, with protein sequence MKRIIILLTVLLTLTSCGEELVFNTPAFIGYNGDELWEATNYRANVDDQGYLTVTGIRNLETINLKATNTTEGSYALGNTVSSAIYENQLGTVFSTNSVPHPSVQIYPSEGNITITEFNLIERTVSGTFTFHAFDNTGLNSENFNRGYFYNVPILSIGAVDISGQTQACLNATAVAATTLTNLNNVDPDGPDYTGFCEAYKTALQVKKQACGDEDGSIQTIIDSLGDCSN encoded by the coding sequence ATGAAAAGAATAATCATCTTATTAACTGTCTTATTAACTCTTACCTCTTGTGGAGAGGAGCTTGTATTTAACACGCCTGCATTTATTGGTTATAATGGAGACGAGTTATGGGAAGCTACAAATTATAGGGCTAATGTTGATGATCAAGGTTATTTAACCGTAACTGGAATTAGAAATTTAGAAACTATTAATTTAAAAGCTACTAACACGACTGAAGGTTCTTACGCTCTTGGTAATACAGTGTCTTCTGCAATTTATGAAAACCAATTAGGAACAGTATTTTCAACTAATAGTGTGCCACATCCAAGTGTACAAATTTATCCTTCAGAAGGTAATATTACCATTACAGAGTTCAATTTAATTGAGAGAACAGTATCTGGCACATTTACTTTTCATGCATTTGATAACACTGGATTAAATTCTGAAAATTTTAATAGAGGTTATTTTTATAATGTGCCAATACTAAGCATTGGCGCTGTTGATATCTCTGGTCAAACACAAGCCTGCTTAAATGCTACAGCTGTTGCAGCAACTACATTAACTAATTTAAATAATGTAGATCCAGATGGACCTGATTATACAGGTTTTTGTGAGGCCTACAAAACAGCACTTCAGGTTAAAAAACAAGCCTGTGGTGACGAAGATGGGTCAATACAGACTATAATAGATTCGCTTGGAGATTGTTCAAATTAA
- a CDS encoding SGNH/GDSL hydrolase family protein, translating to MKKNIYLKLIVIVLLTIGCSSNSSSLSNSMSQTQDNPIDDTPTDNPQHFKILSLGDSYTIGQSVCETCRFPEQLKDSLSTVFNNDTFSLKIVAQTGWTTTNLKNAIANTVLIEDYELVTLLIGVNNQFQSRPFSLYETEFPELVNIAITQAKGEKNRVIVVSIPDYAYTPFGGGNTYISQGIDTYNAFAESYCASNDITFVNITDITRQGLEDPELVASDGLHPSTKAYSKFVERILPFAIEQLN from the coding sequence ATGAAAAAGAACATTTACCTTAAGCTTATTGTAATTGTATTATTAACTATTGGTTGTAGTTCTAATTCCAGTAGCTTATCCAACTCGATGTCTCAAACTCAAGACAATCCAATAGATGACACTCCTACAGATAATCCACAGCATTTTAAAATATTGTCTTTAGGTGATAGTTATACTATTGGTCAAAGTGTTTGTGAGACGTGTCGTTTTCCGGAGCAATTAAAAGATAGTTTATCTACTGTCTTTAATAATGATACCTTTTCATTAAAAATTGTTGCTCAAACAGGTTGGACCACTACAAATCTAAAAAATGCTATAGCTAATACTGTTTTAATTGAAGATTATGAACTAGTTACTTTGCTAATTGGAGTTAATAACCAATTTCAAAGTAGACCATTTTCGTTATACGAAACTGAGTTTCCGGAACTTGTTAACATCGCTATTACACAAGCCAAAGGTGAAAAAAACAGAGTAATTGTGGTTTCGATACCAGATTATGCTTACACACCATTTGGTGGTGGTAACACCTATATTTCTCAAGGCATAGATACTTATAACGCTTTCGCGGAAAGCTATTGCGCATCCAACGATATTACTTTTGTGAATATTACAGACATTACTAGACAAGGCTTAGAAGATCCAGAACTAGTGGCATCTGATGGTTTACATCCTTCTACAAAAGCGTATAGTAAATTTGTAGAACGCATTTTACCATTTGCTATAGAACAACTAAATTAG
- a CDS encoding NifU family protein, protein MTTEELRLNVEKALEEIRPFLQSDGGDISLLSIEDDKLVKVQLEGACVGCSVNQMTLKSGVEMTIKKYAPQIEQVINVEA, encoded by the coding sequence ATGACAACAGAAGAACTAAGATTAAACGTAGAGAAAGCACTAGAGGAAATTCGTCCATTTTTGCAAAGTGATGGTGGTGATATTTCATTGTTATCTATTGAAGATGATAAGTTAGTCAAAGTACAATTAGAAGGTGCTTGCGTAGGTTGTAGTGTTAACCAAATGACTTTAAAGTCTGGTGTAGAAATGACTATAAAAAAATATGCGCCTCAAATAGAACAAGTTATTAATGTTGAAGCTTAA